A stretch of Flavobacterium sp. N1994 DNA encodes these proteins:
- a CDS encoding polyprenyl synthetase family protein — MNITSQIKKPIQQEMELFEKKFYESMTSKVALLNRITYYIVNRKGKQMRPMFVFLTAKMLSDGTVNERTYRGASVIELIHTATLVHDDVIDDSNRRRGFFSINALWKNKIAVLVGDYLLSKGLLLSIDNGDFDLLRIISVAVREMSEGELLQIEKARRLDIVEDVYYEIIRKKTATLIASCCALGAKSVSEDDDKVEAMRKFGELIGMAFQIKDDLFDYTDDAIGKPTGIDIKEQKMTLPLIYTLNNCSSSEKSWCINSIKNHNKDKKRVKEVIQFVKDKNGLSYAEQKMEYFQQEALKILNGFPKSDYREALSLMVNYVIERKK; from the coding sequence ATGAATATCACTTCGCAAATAAAAAAACCGATACAACAGGAGATGGAGCTTTTTGAGAAAAAGTTCTATGAATCGATGACTTCAAAAGTCGCGTTGCTGAATCGTATCACCTATTATATTGTAAACCGAAAAGGGAAACAGATGCGTCCGATGTTTGTTTTCTTGACTGCTAAAATGCTCTCTGACGGCACTGTCAATGAAAGAACTTATCGTGGGGCAAGTGTAATTGAATTAATTCACACAGCTACTTTAGTTCACGATGATGTAATAGATGATAGTAATAGACGTCGAGGGTTTTTCTCTATCAATGCCTTGTGGAAAAATAAAATTGCGGTTCTTGTTGGCGATTATTTATTATCAAAAGGATTACTGCTTTCTATTGATAACGGAGATTTTGATTTACTCCGAATTATATCAGTTGCAGTAAGAGAAATGAGCGAAGGAGAGCTATTGCAAATTGAAAAAGCCCGTCGATTGGATATAGTAGAAGATGTTTATTACGAAATAATTAGAAAAAAAACGGCTACTTTAATTGCTTCTTGCTGTGCCTTAGGAGCCAAATCAGTTTCAGAGGATGACGATAAAGTAGAAGCTATGCGAAAGTTTGGAGAACTCATTGGCATGGCATTTCAAATTAAAGATGATTTGTTTGACTATACGGATGATGCAATAGGGAAACCAACTGGAATTGATATCAAAGAACAAAAAATGACACTTCCACTTATATATACACTAAATAATTGTTCTTCTTCTGAAAAAAGTTGGTGTATCAATTCTATTAAAAACCATAATAAAGATAAAAAGCGTGTCAAAGAAGTAATCCAATTTGTTAAAGACAAAAATGGCTTAAGCTATGCCGAACAAAAAATGGAGTATTTTCAGCAAGAAGCGCTCAAAATTCTCAATGGATTTCCAAAATCGGACTACAGAGAAGCACTTTCACTTATGGTTAATTACGTTATTGAACGAAAAAAGTAA
- the rlmN gene encoding 23S rRNA (adenine(2503)-C(2))-methyltransferase RlmN has translation MKIEKKDIRSLTKEQLRDFFVANGDKAFRGNQVYEWLWSKASHSFDDMTNVSKETRSMLENNFVINHIKVDTMQRSEDGTVKNAVRLHDGLIVESVLIPTETRTTACVSSQVGCSLDCNFCATARLKRMRNLEPGEIYDQVVAIDRESRLYYNRPLSNIVFMGMGEPLMNYNNVMKAIDMITSEEGLGMSPKRITVSTSGVSKMIKKMADDEVKFKLAVSLHSAIEETRNRIMPFTKNFQLPELKEALQYWYQKTKSKVTYEYVVWKGINDDKASIEALVKFCKYVPCKVNLIEYNPIDDGEFQQASDEAIDNYIKALGRNDIVAKVRRSRGKDIDAACGQLANKT, from the coding sequence ATGAAAATCGAGAAAAAAGACATCCGAAGTTTAACTAAAGAACAATTGCGAGATTTTTTTGTGGCTAATGGCGATAAGGCTTTTCGTGGTAACCAAGTATACGAATGGTTATGGAGTAAAGCGTCACATAGTTTTGACGATATGACTAATGTTTCTAAGGAAACAAGGAGCATGCTTGAAAACAACTTTGTAATTAACCATATCAAAGTGGACACTATGCAACGCAGTGAAGATGGAACGGTAAAAAATGCGGTACGTTTGCATGATGGGTTAATTGTAGAAAGTGTTTTAATTCCGACAGAAACTCGAACTACTGCTTGTGTTTCGAGTCAAGTCGGATGTAGTTTAGATTGTAATTTCTGTGCTACAGCACGATTAAAAAGAATGAGAAACTTGGAACCAGGTGAAATCTATGACCAAGTTGTAGCTATCGATAGAGAAAGTCGTTTGTATTATAATAGACCACTTTCTAATATTGTTTTTATGGGTATGGGAGAGCCACTCATGAATTACAATAATGTAATGAAAGCTATTGATATGATTACTTCTGAAGAAGGATTAGGCATGTCTCCAAAGCGAATTACAGTTTCTACTTCTGGGGTTTCTAAAATGATTAAAAAAATGGCAGACGATGAGGTGAAATTCAAGTTAGCTGTTTCATTACATTCTGCTATTGAAGAAACTAGAAATAGAATTATGCCTTTTACTAAAAATTTTCAATTGCCAGAATTAAAAGAAGCTTTGCAGTATTGGTATCAAAAAACTAAAAGCAAAGTCACCTATGAATATGTGGTTTGGAAAGGAATCAATGATGACAAAGCGTCGATTGAGGCTTTAGTAAAATTCTGCAAGTATGTTCCGTGTAAAGTGAATTTAATTGAGTATAACCCAATTGATGATGGAGAATTTCAGCAAGCATCCGATGAGGCCATAGATAATTACATTAAAGCTTTGGGACGAAATGACATTGTAGCAAAAGTGCGTCGAAGTAGAGGTAAAGATATAGATGCTGCTTGTGGTCAATTAGCTAATAAAACATAA
- a CDS encoding O-methyltransferase, which produces MHFLSEELDIYVTKHSEDEPDLLAQLNKETHQKILQPRMLSGHFQGRVLSILSKIIHPTHILEIGTYTGYATLCLAEGLAENGTIDTLDNEEELFDFQRNYFDKSIWSNQITQHLGDALDIIPTLTKKYDLVFIDADKENYINYFHLIVPMMNKGGIILSDNVLWSGKVLEEVKPNDITTQILLEYNQLLKEDPRVETVLLPIRDGLTVSRVK; this is translated from the coding sequence ATGCATTTCCTTTCCGAAGAATTAGATATTTACGTTACAAAGCATTCTGAAGACGAGCCCGATTTATTGGCACAACTAAATAAAGAAACCCATCAAAAAATCTTGCAACCTCGCATGTTGAGTGGTCATTTTCAAGGCCGTGTATTGAGTATACTTTCCAAAATTATCCATCCAACCCATATTCTTGAAATCGGAACCTATACGGGTTATGCTACACTATGCTTAGCTGAAGGATTGGCAGAAAACGGAACCATTGACACCTTGGATAACGAAGAAGAACTGTTTGATTTCCAACGCAACTATTTTGACAAATCCATTTGGTCCAATCAAATAACACAACATCTTGGTGATGCTTTGGATATAATTCCAACACTAACTAAAAAGTATGATTTAGTTTTTATTGATGCTGATAAAGAAAATTATATTAATTATTTTCATTTGATTGTTCCTATGATGAACAAAGGAGGAATCATTCTTTCCGATAACGTTTTATGGAGCGGAAAAGTCTTGGAAGAAGTAAAACCAAATGATATCACGACACAAATTCTACTAGAATACAATCAGTTATTAAAAGAAGACCCAAGAGTAGAAACCGTTTTGCTTCCCATTCGTGATGGGTTAACCGTTTCTAGGGTTAAATAG
- a CDS encoding phosphatase PAP2 family protein, which translates to MLEKIIHLDKSLLIFLNGLGSEQWDGFWLGITKPGYWTPLFLLVFYLLQKKIGWKNFGYYVLFTTLLVLLCDQTANLFKFTFERLRPCNDAEIKGIIRIVKESSSFSFFSGHAANSMATTVFTFSLLKQYYKNSYWLFLFPLIFAYSRIYLGLHFPTDILTGYAFGATFGFICYKLYRKYILRNTI; encoded by the coding sequence ATGTTGGAAAAAATCATTCATCTTGACAAATCACTTCTGATATTTCTAAACGGATTAGGTTCTGAACAATGGGATGGATTTTGGCTTGGAATTACAAAGCCGGGGTATTGGACACCTTTATTTTTACTTGTTTTTTATCTACTACAAAAGAAGATAGGTTGGAAGAATTTCGGATATTATGTTCTTTTTACCACATTGTTAGTATTGCTTTGTGACCAAACGGCTAACCTTTTCAAATTCACTTTTGAACGTTTGAGACCCTGTAATGATGCCGAAATAAAAGGGATAATTAGAATTGTAAAAGAAAGTTCGTCCTTTAGTTTCTTTTCTGGTCATGCTGCCAATTCTATGGCGACGACAGTGTTTACTTTTAGTCTTTTAAAGCAATATTACAAAAACAGTTATTGGTTATTTTTATTTCCATTAATCTTTGCTTATAGCAGAATATACCTAGGGTTACACTTTCCAACAGATATACTTACTGGTTATGCTTTTGGGGCTACTTTTGGATTTATTTGTTATAAACTTTATCGAAAGTATATCCTTCGAAATACTATTTAA
- a CDS encoding twin-arginine translocase TatA/TatE family subunit, whose translation MFGIGGGELIFIIFIALMLFGSEKIPDIARTLGKAMAQLKSATNEIKSEIQKGAEANGLDKSINELTSTFSDEVEKVKSNLDTKVLPEVTKTAEDIEDLTGPIKRQL comes from the coding sequence ATGTTTGGAATTGGCGGTGGGGAATTAATTTTCATCATATTCATAGCGTTAATGCTTTTTGGTTCAGAAAAAATTCCTGATATAGCAAGAACTTTGGGGAAAGCCATGGCGCAATTAAAAAGCGCTACGAATGAAATAAAAAGTGAAATTCAGAAAGGGGCTGAAGCAAACGGATTGGATAAGTCAATTAATGAATTAACTTCTACTTTTAGTGATGAGGTTGAAAAAGTAAAATCTAACTTAGACACCAAAGTGTTACCAGAAGTAACTAAGACTGCTGAAGATATTGAAGATTTAACAGGACCTATCAAAAGGCAGTTGTAA
- the pepE gene encoding dipeptidase PepE, with translation MKKMIIASTSTLHGGDYLAYLLPSLENHFKECTEILFIPYARPGGISHEAYTATVVSAFAKINKTVKGLHEFENPIEAIQKALGIFIGGGNTFLLVTQLYQNNVMEALTNAIESGTPYLGSSAGSNIAGVSMQTTNDMPIIYPPSFKTLGLLPFNLNPHYLDADLQSKHMGETRETRIKEFHAFNSTPVLGLREGSWLEVKDEKILLKGNLTARLFIQNQTPEELQPETDLAFLGK, from the coding sequence ATGAAAAAAATGATTATTGCCAGCACATCCACGCTTCATGGTGGAGACTATTTGGCCTATTTATTACCCTCTTTAGAAAATCATTTCAAAGAGTGTACTGAAATACTTTTCATTCCTTATGCTCGCCCAGGTGGAATTTCCCATGAGGCATATACCGCAACCGTTGTTTCGGCTTTCGCCAAAATAAATAAAACGGTCAAAGGATTACATGAATTCGAAAATCCAATAGAAGCCATTCAAAAAGCACTGGGAATCTTTATAGGTGGCGGAAATACTTTTCTGTTAGTAACTCAATTGTATCAAAACAATGTAATGGAAGCCTTGACAAATGCAATTGAAAGCGGCACACCATATTTAGGCTCAAGCGCTGGAAGTAATATTGCTGGAGTTAGCATGCAAACGACCAATGATATGCCTATCATTTATCCTCCAAGCTTTAAAACCTTAGGATTACTCCCCTTCAATTTAAATCCCCATTATCTAGATGCTGATTTACAAAGCAAACACATGGGAGAAACCAGAGAGACTAGAATAAAAGAATTCCATGCTTTCAACTCAACCCCAGTTTTAGGATTACGTGAAGGGAGTTGGTTAGAAGTCAAAGATGAAAAAATACTGCTTAAAGGCAATTTAACCGCTAGACTGTTCATACAAAATCAAACCCCTGAAGAATTACAACCCGAAACCGATTTGGCCTTTTTAGGAAAATAA
- a CDS encoding murein L,D-transpeptidase catalytic domain family protein, with protein sequence MNYKFFPLLFVVLLTSFTSLPNKSNSTTITPETTVSSVSKNVSIYNQLDANSFVLPNFDCFNTALEGFYLLKQKGLITKNILTLVDFSLSSNTKRLWVIDLEKNTILFQTLVAHGRNTGEEFANEFSNQAESFKSSIGFYATGEIYNGKHGLSLKLDGLEKGLNDNARERAVVVHGADYVSESFIKQNKRLGRSQGCPAIPVEMNEKIINVIKDKSCLFIYHPSKNQEILAKLAS encoded by the coding sequence ATGAATTATAAGTTTTTTCCGTTACTTTTTGTTGTTTTGTTGACGTCTTTTACTAGTCTTCCTAACAAATCAAATTCCACTACAATTACCCCTGAGACAACTGTTTCTTCTGTTTCAAAAAATGTTTCTATTTATAACCAATTAGATGCAAATTCATTCGTGTTGCCTAATTTTGACTGTTTTAACACAGCGTTAGAGGGGTTTTATTTGCTGAAGCAAAAAGGACTTATTACCAAGAACATTTTGACTTTGGTTGATTTCAGTTTGTCTTCCAATACAAAGCGCTTATGGGTTATAGATTTGGAAAAAAACACCATTTTATTCCAAACTTTAGTGGCTCATGGTAGAAATACTGGAGAAGAGTTTGCTAATGAATTTTCAAACCAAGCAGAGTCTTTTAAAAGCAGTATTGGTTTTTATGCCACTGGAGAAATATATAATGGTAAACATGGATTGTCATTGAAATTAGACGGACTTGAAAAAGGGTTAAACGATAACGCAAGAGAAAGAGCCGTAGTGGTTCATGGTGCCGATTATGTGTCGGAATCTTTTATAAAACAAAACAAAAGATTAGGTAGAAGTCAGGGTTGTCCTGCTATTCCAGTTGAAATGAATGAAAAAATAATCAATGTGATTAAAGATAAATCATGTTTGTTTATATATCATCCTTCAAAAAACCAAGAAATACTAGCTAAGTTAGCTTCTTAA
- a CDS encoding carbohydrate binding family 9 domain-containing protein, which yields MPKYSYYSVCLLFLLTGTLFGQKKSLQTQFTDEKITIDGKFDEPVWEKAAIATDFVMIAPDNGKPIPPERKTEVKILYSNEAIYVAAKLYDNQPDKISRELASRDSFATADHFGVELNGYNDGQQEFRFFVSAAGVQIDVLYTEANGEDMSWDAIWDSKTQITDFGWVVEMKIPYAALRFSTQKKQTWGLNFYREIRRDNYQYSWNLIDNKIKSESLQAGILNGIENIKTPTRLFLIPYSSYYLNANNNQKTIGEFKGGLDIKYGINDAFTLDAILIPDFGQTKFDNVELNLGPYQQLFNENRAFFTEGTDLFNKGGLLYSRRIGETPKITVADNETVVDRPTSIKLINALKISGRTKHGLGIGVLNAVSENTSVVVKNNDTGQTRLQTIAPLTNYNVFVLDQRFNKNSSIALINTNVTRNGDYRDANVSALEWDLNSKANSFQAQGNFEFSHVHDVVKKEGIRSYVEFNKTKGKIRFGAGANIITQDFDDNDLGVAFQTGFYNFYSNISYRILKPTKKINSFRINLNSYNEYHKETGFLKEGNYNTNFNLTTKKNIDYGLGININPFESYEFDPRIGVDGFSINPAKYGVWSYISTNYAKRFAFDFNPSYTLYNENGRHLFDISVSPRYRFNDHLLLIYSFEVFRYDNDNGYATSIDTDANPSTPDDVIFGYRNVVSYSNTLSGKYTLNNKMNLNLSVRHYWSYSENKKYLLLLPNGRFADYLSPVPNQDQDFSTWNLDLSYSWWFAPGSQITMLYRNNSSYFNDIIQKNYSENVKSLLNNEALNHVFSVSIKYYIDYNSIKNHNLSKTFTKPKERIHF from the coding sequence ATGCCCAAATATTCTTACTATTCTGTATGCCTACTCTTCCTACTTACGGGTACGCTATTTGGACAAAAAAAGTCTCTTCAAACCCAATTTACCGATGAAAAAATAACCATTGACGGTAAGTTTGACGAGCCTGTTTGGGAGAAAGCAGCAATTGCTACTGACTTTGTAATGATTGCTCCCGATAATGGAAAACCTATTCCACCTGAGAGAAAGACAGAAGTAAAAATTCTCTATAGCAATGAAGCCATCTATGTTGCTGCGAAACTCTACGACAATCAACCTGATAAAATATCCCGCGAATTAGCTTCAAGAGATTCCTTCGCAACTGCTGATCATTTTGGAGTAGAACTGAATGGATATAATGACGGGCAACAAGAATTCCGTTTTTTTGTTAGTGCGGCTGGAGTTCAAATAGATGTTTTGTATACCGAAGCGAATGGAGAAGACATGTCTTGGGATGCCATTTGGGATAGCAAAACACAAATTACCGATTTCGGATGGGTCGTTGAAATGAAAATACCCTATGCGGCCCTTCGTTTCTCCACTCAAAAGAAACAAACATGGGGATTAAACTTCTACAGAGAAATAAGAAGAGATAATTATCAATATTCATGGAATTTAATTGACAACAAAATTAAATCAGAAAGCTTACAAGCTGGAATACTCAATGGTATTGAAAACATTAAAACACCAACAAGATTATTCCTTATACCTTATTCTTCTTACTACTTAAATGCAAACAATAATCAGAAAACCATTGGGGAGTTTAAAGGAGGATTAGATATTAAATACGGAATTAACGATGCTTTTACTTTAGACGCTATTTTAATTCCAGATTTTGGCCAAACTAAATTTGACAATGTAGAATTAAACTTAGGGCCCTACCAGCAACTTTTTAATGAGAACAGGGCTTTCTTTACAGAAGGCACTGATTTATTCAACAAAGGAGGTCTATTGTATTCCAGAAGAATAGGAGAAACACCTAAAATTACAGTGGCTGATAATGAAACAGTAGTGGATAGACCCACCTCAATCAAATTGATTAATGCGCTAAAAATTTCGGGGCGAACTAAACACGGATTAGGAATTGGAGTGCTGAATGCCGTTTCTGAAAATACTAGCGTTGTGGTTAAAAACAACGATACTGGACAAACCAGATTACAAACTATTGCTCCATTGACTAATTACAATGTGTTTGTATTAGACCAACGTTTTAATAAAAATTCCTCAATAGCTTTAATCAATACCAATGTAACCCGTAATGGTGATTATAGAGATGCCAATGTTTCTGCTTTAGAATGGGATTTAAACAGCAAAGCCAATTCCTTTCAAGCACAAGGAAACTTTGAATTTAGTCATGTTCACGACGTTGTAAAGAAAGAAGGAATACGTTCTTACGTCGAATTTAATAAAACCAAAGGTAAAATACGTTTTGGAGCAGGTGCCAATATCATAACCCAAGATTTTGATGATAATGATTTGGGAGTTGCTTTTCAAACGGGTTTCTACAATTTCTATTCCAACATTAGTTACCGTATTTTAAAACCAACTAAAAAAATAAATTCTTTCCGAATAAACTTAAACTCTTACAACGAATACCACAAAGAAACGGGCTTTCTTAAAGAGGGGAATTACAATACCAATTTCAATCTAACTACTAAAAAGAATATTGATTATGGTTTAGGAATTAATATTAATCCGTTCGAAAGCTATGAATTTGACCCTCGAATTGGTGTTGATGGCTTCTCTATTAATCCTGCCAAATATGGCGTCTGGTCCTATATCTCTACTAATTACGCTAAGCGATTTGCCTTTGATTTTAATCCTTCTTACACTCTTTATAACGAAAATGGAAGGCATTTATTTGATATTAGTGTAAGTCCGAGGTATCGTTTTAACGACCATCTTTTGTTGATTTATAGTTTTGAAGTTTTCCGATACGATAATGACAATGGGTATGCTACTTCCATTGATACCGATGCCAATCCGTCTACTCCTGACGATGTGATTTTTGGCTATAGAAATGTAGTGTCCTATTCCAATACCTTATCAGGAAAATATACGCTGAATAACAAAATGAATTTGAACCTCTCGGTACGTCATTATTGGTCTTATTCCGAAAACAAAAAATATCTTTTATTACTACCCAACGGTAGATTTGCAGATTATTTAAGCCCTGTACCTAATCAGGACCAAGATTTTAGCACTTGGAATTTGGATTTATCTTACTCGTGGTGGTTTGCGCCTGGCAGTCAGATTACGATGCTTTACCGAAATAATTCTAGTTATTTTAATGATATCATCCAAAAGAATTATAGCGAAAATGTAAAAAGCTTACTCAATAACGAGGCGCTAAATCACGTCTTCTCTGTTAGTATAAAATATTACATCGATTATAATTCTATAAAAAACCATAACCTCTCTAAAACATTTACCAAACCTAAAGAGAGAATCCATTTCTAG
- the gpmI gene encoding 2,3-bisphosphoglycerate-independent phosphoglycerate mutase, whose protein sequence is MNKKVILMILDGWGKSPDPKVSAIDNANVPFINSLYKKYANAQLRTDGLNVGLPEGQMGNSEVGHMNLGAGRIVYQDLAKINLAVKNKTMSTEQPLMDAFHYAKTNNKAVHFLGLLSDGGVHSHTSHLRSLIDASQDFGLDKVFVHAFTDGRDVDPKSGKQYIQDLENYIEKTSVKLASVIGRYYAMDRDKRWERVKLAYDLVVNGEGQHSTNAVQSMADSYAENVTDEFIQPITLVDATDKPIATIQNDDVVLFFNFRTDRGRELTEALSQKDFHEFNMHKLNLYYVTMTNYDDTYKNVHVIYDKDNITETLGEVLEKHNKTQIRIAETEKYPHVTFFFSGGREIPFRGENRILRNSPKVATYDLQPEMSAFELKDALIPELIKEEVDFVCLNFANGDMVGHTGVMAAAIKACEAVDVCVKEVVETALAHNYTTIIIADHGNCETMINPDGTPNTAHTTNPVPIILVDKDHLPVRDGVLGDLAPTILELMGVEKPAVMTGHSLLVRL, encoded by the coding sequence ATGAACAAAAAAGTAATCTTAATGATATTAGACGGTTGGGGGAAATCACCCGACCCTAAAGTCTCCGCTATTGACAATGCCAATGTCCCTTTTATCAATTCGTTATATAAAAAATACGCGAATGCCCAACTAAGAACGGATGGTCTCAATGTAGGGCTTCCCGAAGGTCAAATGGGAAATAGTGAAGTAGGCCACATGAATCTGGGAGCTGGAAGAATTGTGTATCAAGATTTAGCTAAAATAAATTTGGCAGTCAAAAACAAAACGATGAGCACTGAACAGCCTTTGATGGACGCTTTCCATTATGCTAAAACCAACAACAAAGCGGTTCATTTTTTAGGATTGCTTTCCGATGGTGGCGTGCATTCTCATACCTCTCACCTACGCAGTTTGATTGATGCTTCCCAAGATTTTGGATTAGACAAAGTGTTTGTTCACGCTTTTACTGATGGTCGTGATGTTGACCCTAAATCGGGGAAACAATACATACAAGATTTAGAAAATTATATTGAAAAGACTTCCGTAAAATTAGCCTCAGTTATTGGTCGTTATTATGCGATGGATAGAGATAAACGTTGGGAACGAGTAAAACTAGCTTATGATTTAGTAGTAAATGGCGAGGGACAACATTCAACCAATGCCGTACAAAGCATGGCAGATAGTTATGCCGAAAATGTTACCGATGAGTTCATTCAACCTATTACATTGGTGGATGCTACCGACAAGCCCATTGCCACGATTCAAAATGATGATGTTGTGCTTTTCTTCAACTTCAGAACCGATAGAGGACGTGAACTAACTGAAGCGCTTTCGCAGAAAGACTTCCATGAATTCAATATGCATAAACTGAATTTGTATTACGTAACAATGACGAATTACGATGATACCTATAAAAACGTGCACGTCATTTATGATAAAGACAACATCACTGAAACGTTGGGTGAAGTATTAGAAAAACACAACAAAACACAAATCCGTATAGCCGAAACTGAAAAGTATCCTCACGTGACCTTTTTCTTTTCGGGAGGAAGAGAAATCCCTTTTCGTGGAGAAAACCGCATTTTGAGAAACTCTCCTAAAGTAGCCACTTACGATTTACAACCCGAAATGAGTGCCTTTGAATTAAAGGATGCTTTGATTCCGGAACTTATAAAAGAAGAAGTGGATTTTGTTTGTTTGAACTTTGCCAATGGCGACATGGTAGGACACACCGGTGTTATGGCAGCAGCTATAAAAGCTTGCGAAGCGGTAGATGTTTGTGTAAAAGAAGTAGTAGAAACTGCTTTAGCCCATAACTACACTACCATCATCATTGCCGATCACGGCAACTGTGAAACGATGATTAACCCTGATGGGACACCCAATACAGCACATACCACCAACCCAGTGCCTATCATTTTAGTAGACAAAGACCACCTGCCAGTACGCGATGGTGTTCTTGGCGACTTAGCTCCTACGATATTAGAACTCATGGGGGTAGAAAAGCCCGCTGTGATGACCGGTCATTCTTTATTAGTACGATTATAA